ttttccACACATTTcataccacttttccacctaatgttgcatatattgacccatttatGTCACCttttacctcttttcactatatttcaagcttattttgccagtttaaccacattcacgatttgcattGCCCATTAtgtgccagtttaaactaattgttctcatattgacacttttatcccTTTTTACgacttttttctgtctgtttttgcccactctaatttgcaacttttaaccaatttgtgtggtttttaaaaaccccatttcaccttttttttcccaccatttttgtcacttttaacccattttatttcggattaaaacaaggatttacatatttaatgactatatactatggcacaaataataataaacttcctggataacagtggatattattcagatgaataaataaatgtggttatcacaaattcatagaacaatggaccatcattaaactggctttatggatggaccccaaagatatctcccctttattcccccttatagatgactctgtctccacatgactgttcttcaatggaTATAATATGATGAAATGACTCCCCCTGGTGGCCGTCTATGCAAACAGCGACTTCACTTCGGCCGGAAACAAAGTTCCTCCAGAGCTTCCTGTGTCTGATAATCCACTTGTTGAGGAAGATAAGGACAGGGGGGGGAAACACTCCTGAAATGTGGGAATAAAACAGGTAAACAAACACCGGCCCTTTCAGCACAGTCAGGCCGGCGGAGGAGCGTCATGTTCGGGGAGAGATTAGCTGCCGCTGCGGTGCTCGGAGCCTCCGTGGTCATCGGAGTCGCTTACTTTTTCTGGAGCTCCGCGTCTTCCTCCGAGAAGGAGGCCCAGAAACAGCCCGGAGGAGAGGCTCTGAGTGCGGCTGTGAAGCAGGAAGAGGCTTCAGAGAAGCAAAAAGTAGCAGCTGTGGTCCAAACTGAGGCTGCGAACAAGGacggagaagaagaagaagaagaagaagctgttaTCCAAAGTGAGGCTCGGaaggaggaaaaagaagaagaagaagaagaagaagaagaagctcttGTAGTCCAAAATGAGGCTCTTGTAGTCCAAAATGAGGCTCTTGTAGTCCAAAATGAGGCTCTTGTAGTCCAAAATGAGGCTCTTGTAGTCCAAAATGAGGCTCTTGTAGTTCAAAATGAGGCTCTTGTAGTCCAAAATGAGGTtctgaaagaagaagaagaatctccTGATCTTCATCCTGAAGCTGAGACATCAGAGGTGAGGTTAAAAACCCATATATTTCATGGGCTTATATTTTCTCCTAATGGTGAATTTTTGGTGACTATTTATTTTCGTCATAGCTTCATAAACTCATAGATTATTTCCAGTTTTCATCCACCaagctgttttatttatttatttatttattttcagttcaaATTCGTCTCAAACTTACAACATTTTATTACAAGTTTATCCTATTACAAGTTTATCCTGGGGGTTAGGCTAGGGGTtttttaattgcactttttgaagaatttatttgacatttggagatttaaaaaaaaacatgttattatTTGTTATAAAGAAGAAAAGTTGGTAAcaactttacttgaagtttatacattaggctgacattacactgtcattattatcagttataataataataataataataatgcattgcatTTCATGTAGcgctttttcatagacactcaaagcactttacattgatgtgcattattctttcactccacacacagtggtggtaagctactattgtagccacagctactATTCATTTCCATCATAGCTTCCACCATGCTTTTTTCCCAATTAAAAAATTTGCCTCAAACTTCCAAATTTCTATTTcccttacatactgtataaactAGAGGTTGAccaatatgggattttcaaaggccgatgcagatactgatttttaatttattttttttaatttattttttttaatttattttttattcagccGATGGCTGACATCTAAAGCGATATTTGAGGCcgatatccttttttttttaaagcacattgattatgaaagacagttgaaacactcatatgatataaatgtatatattagaatagaactattaacatttattgaactttaaatatacccgtacacaaccaagtaaaactaaaagtaCAAGTTTCAATAAAAGTCGCAGTAAaacacaacaatatacaatgtgtaAGTAGTCGGTTTAAACTAATTCAAGCTTCTTTCTTAACTTAAAGTATCTAGTAATTATGTTCTTAGttataatagtgcctgatcaaatatcttTATCCCattaaggatataataggacaataatatttgatcaggcactaaTATATTATATctttatcctattatatcggctttttatttgtaagcctattggcttctacctctctcatgcacatgctattattattattattattattattattattattactttttttgtatatattcatacatccaaatggatgttttttatgttctttcttttttacctttAATGGCTactactctaaagtgctaaataaataaataaaaaataaaataaagttgactctaggagtgtgacgatatctagatacgacgatatatcgtgatgtTTTTCCAcacaatcgattatcgatatgctcccgctaattatcgattttttttttttttttcttcaaaaccttttttgttttttcactaaaatgtgcagatacgtcttcacataaatgttgtcactgtttgttgaaggaaccaatatattgtttactgtaatatttcactataatggtgtcactggtcagaaagaccctatttattttcttacataaagcactattagACATACTTAttggtttacattggtatgttgacacttatttacataaatgttggactaaaatagtgtcactgttcataggacactttttcaatttattgtctttcagagataaaataaaaattgtattttttcacttcatctttttttttcttatgtcatagattatcgtagattgatttctgaccaatatatcgataatcgcagtatcgtcacatcgtgagataattgttatcgtgagcgGTGTAttgtgtatcgtatcgtatcgtatcgtgaggtacacAGAGGTTCCCACCGCTAGTTGACTCAGCTGCTGTaatgatatttgtttttctacattGCTGGTGGGTTTTGAGGCAAAATAAGCGTTTCCTTACAAGCTGTAATAAATACTTCTTATGAAACTTGACTTCTAAACTGATAAACACAGAATATGTGAAAACGTGCAGTTTTAAGCCTGACTTTGATCATTTCAAGTGAAGATAAGATGTTGTTTGAGTTAATGAAGGAGAATAAAACCACTAAATCATCTCTAATCACTGAGTTTCATTGTCTGGGTTCTGTTCCAGCCTCGGCCCGTGGAGTCGGACTCTGAGGGTTCCCAGGTCCTGGTTCTGGGTCTGGATGGAGCCGGTAAGACCAGCCTGCTGCACTGTTTGTCCACGGGGATTCTGGACCAGGACATGAAACCCACTGAGGGCTTTAACGCCGTCTCCATCAACAGGGACGGACTCCACATCGAGTTCCTGGAAAGTACGTCACAGCTTGTGTTCaatgtttaattatttcatCCATGTTTTAGGTTTACTACTAAAATATTTAGTGAAGCCGTGCTGCTGGGTTTCTACATTCTCGTCTTATTGATAGGTTTATTTCCTTCAGTAAAATTCAccaattctgaaaaaaaaaagttgtaaacattgtaaaaacGCAGAAAATCCAACATTATGGTCACCTATTGTgtgtttaaatgaattaatttgtaatttaatttcagttttgagtcattttactCACATCATGAGTAATAAACAGAATTTattatataaattaattaatagaaGATATAGCAGTGTTGCTGACAGCTATAAAGAGGAaataataagattaaaaaaaatatatctatattgCCGACTTGTGACCATCACAAttagagagggcagtgttgaTACAAGGGAGAGCGAGTTGGGGGGAGCGTTAAATGCTGCTTTGGTTtgaattattacatttattattatttatatttactcattttatttttctaaaaaaatctattaatttatttgtattccttttattgattatttcatGGTTAAAACTGGTGAAACATTgtgaaaatgcagaaaatcaTGGTCACctgaataatgaaaataatttatgaaaTACATTAAtagtacaataataataatgtattaataaagCAGTGCAACTAGCTACACAACTAGAGAGGGAGGCGTTGCACcctagtggggggggggggggggggggggggggggggggggggggggggggtgggggaggggggggggataCAAGGGAGAGTGAGTTGGGGGGGTGTCATTTAAAGGAAGAATTAGAGTTCTTTagtttgaattatttcatttattattcttgttaattaatttttatttatctgataatcaatttatttatttttattctttatttacttCACTTTAGCTCATGGGTAAAACTGGTGCGTACTTCGCGTTTTTGCAAACTTTTTAGTTCCCAATAAGCTTCTTTTTATGGTcaaattttaatcattatttttattatattaaattcTAACACTGCCGTTATTTCATTACATCAGCGTGTGTAAtttctgtgtgattttgttgttgttgttttatgcatttttgtcattgccttgtgtatttttccctcatttggtgtttttgttgttgtgttattaataattcttggtgtttgtgtgtttttgtaaatgtttttgttactttgtgtgtgtttgtagccatcttttgtatttttgctcacttgatgtgtttttgttgttgttttaagcatttttattgttgttttgggagtgattttttttgcattttaatgttgtttttgtcgtagttttgtatatttttctgtcattctgtgtatatttgttgtcatttactgaggatgctgcccccgcgacccggaaacggctaagcggaagaagaagatggatggattttgtatatttcgcagttatttatgtgtatttttacactcatcttgtgtattttttgctgtaattttgtgtttttctgtctttctgtgtgttttttacgTAGCATGAGGAGGAGGATCCTCTAACGTTGCTTCTGTTTGATTTTCAGTCTCAGGATATTCCCCTGCCCTCATTACATCAGCGTGTATGATATAAACTGTTCCTCAAACTGCGTAACTGTGATGATGTAACAGCTGATTTCTGTGTGTTTCAGTCGGAGGTAAAGAGGAGCTGCGTCAGTACTGGCAGAGATATTTATCTAAAGCTCTGCtgctggtgtttgtggtggaCGCGTCTGATCCTCAGCGTTTCACCGTTGCTAGGAAACACTTAGAGGTGCTGTTGACCTCTCGCCCTCGTCTGCCTTTAATGGTTCTGGCCAACAAACAGGTGAGAGTGACAGGAAAGACCCTCCACCAGCATCCGCTGCTTCTTAGAAACAAGTTTTACACTTCAGGGAGAGCTCAGACTGCAGATTACACACAGATTATTACTCACTAATTCATCtgaaagtacatttaaaaaaggaaaatggtTGGAAAGTTGATTTGAGAGGTTTTCCTTTATCTTTGCTGCACATGTGCATCtgcaaaaatacagtataattgTTTAATACGacggccacattatcaatatccatgtc
The genomic region above belongs to Gouania willdenowi chromosome 10, fGouWil2.1, whole genome shotgun sequence and contains:
- the arl9 gene encoding ADP-ribosylation factor-like protein 9 isoform X1; its protein translation is MFGERLAAAAVLGASVVIGVAYFFWSSASSSEKEAQKQPGGEALSAAVKQEEASEKQKVAAVVQTEAANKDGEEEEEEEAVIQSEARKEEKEEEEEEEEEALVVQNEALVVQNEALVVQNEALVVQNEALVVQNEALVVQNEALVVQNEVLKEEEESPDLHPEAETSEPRPVESDSEGSQVLVLGLDGAGKTSLLHCLSTGILDQDMKPTEGFNAVSINRDGLHIEFLEIGGKEELRQYWQRYLSKALLLVFVVDASDPQRFTVARKHLEVLLTSRPRLPLMVLANKQDIPSALSITDVHDDLSLSEVGERQLFLIGTYMKKGEVELSSGVQDARDLIIQIACGSK
- the arl9 gene encoding ADP-ribosylation factor-like protein 9 isoform X3, giving the protein MFGERLAAAAVLGASVVIGVAYFFWSSASSSEKEAQKQPGGEALSAAVKQEEASEKQKVAAVVQTEAANKDGEEEEEEEAVIQSEARKEEKEEEEEEEEEALVVQNEALVVQNEVLKEEEESPDLHPEAETSEPRPVESDSEGSQVLVLGLDGAGKTSLLHCLSTGILDQDMKPTEGFNAVSINRDGLHIEFLEIGGKEELRQYWQRYLSKALLLVFVVDASDPQRFTVARKHLEVLLTSRPRLPLMVLANKQDIPSALSITDVHDDLSLSEVGERQLFLIGTYMKKGEVELSSGVQDARDLIIQIACGSK
- the arl9 gene encoding ADP-ribosylation factor-like protein 9 isoform X2, with translation MFGERLAAAAVLGASVVIGVAYFFWSSASSSEKEAQKQPGGEALSAAVKQEEASEKQKVAAVVQTEAANKDGEEEEEEEAVIQSEARKEEKEEEEEEEEEALVVQNEALVVQNEALVVQNEALVVQNEALVVQNEVLKEEEESPDLHPEAETSEPRPVESDSEGSQVLVLGLDGAGKTSLLHCLSTGILDQDMKPTEGFNAVSINRDGLHIEFLEIGGKEELRQYWQRYLSKALLLVFVVDASDPQRFTVARKHLEVLLTSRPRLPLMVLANKQDIPSALSITDVHDDLSLSEVGERQLFLIGTYMKKGEVELSSGVQDARDLIIQIACGSK
- the arl9 gene encoding ADP-ribosylation factor-like protein 9 isoform X4 yields the protein MFGERLAAAAVLGASVVIGVAYFFWSSASSSEKEAQKQPGGEALSAAVKQEEASEKQKVAAVVQTEAANKDGEEEEEEEAVIQSEARKEEKEEEEEEALVVQNEALVVQNEVLKEEEESPDLHPEAETSEPRPVESDSEGSQVLVLGLDGAGKTSLLHCLSTGILDQDMKPTEGFNAVSINRDGLHIEFLEIGGKEELRQYWQRYLSKALLLVFVVDASDPQRFTVARKHLEVLLTSRPRLPLMVLANKQDIPSALSITDVHDDLSLSEVGERQLFLIGTYMKKGEVELSSGVQDARDLIIQIACGSK